In a single window of the Granulicella sibirica genome:
- a CDS encoding AsmA family protein produces MPYSAQLDEKQTAPRAPFFRRIWIALVILIALLLMVFLPPYINVNRYQRRITQSISASLGRPVHLDHVTLNLLPIPGFTLERFVVSEDPAFGYEPTIRADTVHATLRVSSLWRRHVEFSTISLTDPSINLVHTSNGKWNLDSILLQASHIDTAPTAQRTAGPAPRFPYIEATGARLNLKLDNVKTPFSLTDADFSLYLPSPQTWNVRITAHPARTDLPVGYTGILHLDGTLGRAPTLDQIPIDLHAEWKSAPLGEISRIVLGRDAGLRGDMTLTASALGTVGSNELHTRLRIDDIHRPDFVPANALSVTTECTATVTSAFHSITSAHCAIPANSSSAPPLLSFSGSLDDIRHPGPTSVSAELPPTPAANLVGLLQTLSTRTPERLTLGGVLSGTVSYNVLATSATELKSNILLKGGTLAATPDAKSSIAMGDAILTTETGSHPAALTPSRRRSSNQPERATQSGEEGTFTLQPTTLALGAREPAILNGTITPEGYTLHLAGSATPERLAALSVAVPQLANGLPKPLAKTAAASATPTAPIHLDLTTTSLWGHQPIWEETAPAPQTPSTHRRRAR; encoded by the coding sequence ATGCCTTATTCCGCCCAACTCGACGAGAAGCAGACCGCCCCTCGCGCGCCTTTCTTCCGCCGCATCTGGATCGCGCTGGTCATTCTGATCGCGCTTCTCCTGATGGTCTTCCTTCCGCCCTACATCAATGTCAACCGCTACCAGCGTCGCATCACCCAGAGCATCTCAGCGAGCCTCGGTCGTCCCGTCCATCTCGATCACGTGACGCTGAATCTGCTCCCGATCCCAGGCTTCACCCTCGAGCGCTTCGTGGTCAGCGAAGACCCAGCCTTCGGCTACGAACCGACGATCCGCGCCGACACCGTCCACGCCACCCTTCGCGTCAGCTCCCTCTGGCGCAGGCACGTCGAGTTCTCCACCATCAGCCTCACCGATCCATCCATCAATCTCGTCCACACCTCGAACGGCAAGTGGAACCTCGACTCCATCCTCCTCCAGGCCTCCCACATCGATACGGCACCAACCGCCCAGCGCACCGCCGGACCAGCCCCAAGATTCCCCTACATCGAGGCAACAGGAGCACGTCTCAACCTCAAGCTCGACAACGTCAAGACACCGTTCTCCCTCACCGACGCTGACTTCTCCCTCTATCTCCCCAGCCCTCAGACCTGGAACGTCCGCATCACCGCCCATCCCGCCCGCACCGACCTTCCTGTCGGATACACCGGAATCCTCCATCTCGACGGAACCCTCGGACGCGCACCAACCCTCGACCAGATCCCCATCGACCTCCACGCCGAGTGGAAGTCCGCGCCTCTCGGCGAGATCAGCCGCATCGTCCTCGGCCGCGACGCCGGCCTCCGCGGCGACATGACCCTCACCGCCTCCGCCCTCGGCACCGTTGGCTCGAACGAGCTTCACACCCGCCTCCGCATCGACGACATCCATCGCCCTGACTTCGTCCCCGCCAACGCCCTCTCCGTAACGACGGAGTGTACCGCGACCGTTACCAGCGCCTTCCACTCCATCACCTCCGCCCACTGCGCCATTCCCGCCAACTCAAGCTCCGCGCCACCGCTCCTCTCCTTTTCCGGCTCCCTCGACGACATCCGTCATCCCGGCCCAACCTCCGTCTCCGCCGAGCTTCCCCCAACCCCCGCCGCCAACCTCGTTGGTCTCCTCCAGACCCTCAGCACCCGCACCCCCGAACGCCTCACCCTCGGCGGCGTCCTGAGCGGAACTGTCAGCTACAACGTCCTCGCCACCAGCGCCACCGAACTCAAGAGCAACATCCTCCTCAAGGGGGGAACGCTTGCGGCAACACCTGACGCAAAGTCATCAATCGCCATGGGCGACGCCATTCTCACCACGGAAACCGGATCCCACCCCGCAGCGCTCACTCCGTCTAGAAGGCGCTCCTCGAACCAGCCGGAACGAGCAACCCAGAGCGGCGAAGAGGGCACCTTCACCCTCCAGCCGACAACGCTCGCCCTCGGAGCCCGTGAACCCGCGATCCTGAACGGGACGATCACGCCCGAAGGCTACACCCTCCACCTCGCCGGAAGCGCCACTCCCGAGCGCCTTGCCGCCCTGAGCGTCGCAGTCCCCCAGTTAGCCAACGGATTACCCAAGCCGCTCGCAAAGACCGCAGCCGCAAGCGCCACTCCCACAGCGCCCATCCACCTGGACCTCACCACCACGAGTCTCTGGGGACATCAGCCAATCTGGGAGGAAACGGCTCCAGCTCCACAGACCCCCAGCACCCATCGCAGGCGAGCCCGCTAA
- the lepB gene encoding signal peptidase I: MPESEQKDVETPLESLASICSVLAIGLFVMTFIFQNFEIPSASMVKTLLIGDHVLVDRISFAPPSKWAPWVHYRDIQRGDVIVFLKPNPETPDMFLVKRAIGIPGDRIHLKNGIVYLNGVAQDEPQAAKPVDDGNYQHSYDPYRDDFPAIPPNGEGVTALWADELPSHIVNGDLVVPPGKVFAMGDNRTESLDGRYWGFVPRENIVGRPLFVYWSFQTPADQIDKQSVGERVSFMAHIVIHIFDQTRWKRTLHLIK, from the coding sequence TTGCCGGAGAGCGAACAGAAAGACGTGGAAACCCCGCTCGAATCGCTCGCCTCCATCTGCAGCGTCCTCGCCATCGGCCTCTTCGTCATGACCTTCATCTTCCAGAACTTCGAGATTCCCTCCGCGTCCATGGTCAAGACGCTTCTCATCGGCGACCACGTCCTCGTCGACCGTATCTCTTTCGCGCCACCGTCGAAATGGGCTCCCTGGGTTCATTACCGCGATATCCAGCGCGGCGATGTCATCGTCTTCCTCAAGCCCAATCCCGAAACCCCCGACATGTTCCTCGTCAAGCGCGCCATCGGCATCCCCGGCGATCGCATCCACCTCAAGAACGGCATCGTCTACCTCAACGGAGTCGCGCAGGACGAACCGCAAGCCGCCAAGCCCGTGGACGATGGCAACTATCAACACTCCTACGATCCCTACCGCGATGACTTCCCCGCCATTCCACCCAATGGCGAAGGCGTCACCGCCCTCTGGGCCGACGAACTCCCAAGCCACATCGTCAACGGCGACCTCGTCGTCCCGCCCGGCAAGGTCTTCGCCATGGGCGACAACCGCACCGAGAGCCTCGACGGCCGCTACTGGGGATTCGTCCCAAGAGAGAACATCGTCGGTCGTCCCCTCTTCGTCTACTGGTCCTTCCAGACCCCCGCCGACCAGATCGACAAGCAGAGTGTCGGCGAGCGCGTCTCCTTCATGGCTCACATCGTCATCCACATCTTCGACCAGACCCGCTGGAAACGCACCCTCCACCTGATCAAGTAA
- a CDS encoding TetR/AcrR family transcriptional regulator has translation MPKKARSSRRREESLSRESIVEASIDLLDRSGEDGLTFRALSERLTTGPGAIYWHIANKSELLTAACDAIVARTIEATPSGVETKANIRDLALGLFDAIDEHPWVGSALAQAPGAMPMVRILERLGQQVSALGVKEQARWEAVGTLLSYILGVGGRNAANGQLARERNLDRSDFLEAVAAAWSQLDPNIYPFTRSIAGHVRDHDDRVDFLAGIDLILRGVGSSRKR, from the coding sequence ATGCCCAAAAAAGCGCGCAGCTCGCGGCGCCGGGAAGAATCGCTCTCCCGGGAGAGCATCGTCGAAGCGTCGATCGATCTCCTCGATCGCAGCGGAGAAGACGGTCTGACCTTCCGAGCGCTCTCCGAACGGCTTACGACCGGCCCCGGAGCCATCTACTGGCATATCGCCAACAAGAGCGAGTTGCTCACCGCCGCGTGCGACGCAATCGTTGCCCGCACCATCGAAGCAACGCCCTCCGGCGTTGAGACCAAAGCAAACATTCGCGATCTTGCGCTCGGCCTGTTCGACGCAATCGACGAGCATCCGTGGGTCGGCTCGGCCCTGGCGCAAGCCCCGGGAGCGATGCCCATGGTGCGCATCCTCGAACGCCTCGGCCAGCAGGTGAGCGCCCTGGGCGTCAAGGAGCAGGCTCGGTGGGAAGCGGTCGGCACACTCCTGAGCTACATCCTCGGCGTCGGCGGAAGGAACGCCGCCAACGGGCAGCTGGCCCGCGAGCGCAACCTCGACCGCTCAGACTTTCTCGAAGCCGTGGCAGCCGCATGGTCTCAGCTTGATCCCAATATCTACCCCTTCACGCGCAGCATCGCGGGACACGTCCGGGATCACGACGACCGGGTGGATTTTCTCGCCGGAATTGATCTCATCCTGCGGGGAGTCGGCTCATCCCGGAAGCGTTAA
- a CDS encoding FAD-dependent monooxygenase, whose translation MTFHSNQQNASVVHDVLIAGAGPAGLFLACELALARCSVLVLEKAADPQSPLKRLPFGVRGLSAPSIEALDRRGLLDKLEIHKRVKNPHKTSAPTGPTRQVGHFAGIPLLEGRIDTSQWAHRLPSSPPASLISEIEELESLLARRAEELGVTIVRGAGIRDFQQGADGVTVQAGEQTFEGKWLVGCDGSRSVVRKVGGFDFAGTEPEFTGYSARIDLVEPERLRPGRNLTATGMYLQSQPGYVVMAEFDGGAGHRAEAATLKRVQDALRRVSETDVTIGALHAVTTWTDRARQATAYRNGRVFLAGDAAHIHSPLGGQGLNLGLGDAMNLGWKLAAAIHGRAPEGLLDSYHTERYPLGARVLDWSRAQVAIMRPDPSARALNAIFRDLMDTRDGATYFAGRVWGVFTHYDLGGGHPLAGHSVPNFEFDDGRTMDELLRDGQAILLDFGSDASLMAFAREYGERMRYISGRAKERFGLSAALIRPDGYVAWACAGEPDANEVEHAAAGWLLKEAQ comes from the coding sequence ATGACGTTCCATTCAAATCAGCAGAACGCCTCCGTAGTGCATGACGTCCTTATCGCTGGGGCGGGGCCTGCCGGTCTCTTCCTTGCCTGCGAGTTGGCCCTGGCAAGGTGTTCCGTGCTCGTGCTGGAAAAGGCGGCGGATCCGCAGTCGCCATTGAAGCGGCTTCCTTTCGGGGTGCGCGGACTTTCGGCGCCTTCGATCGAAGCGCTGGATCGCCGCGGGTTGCTGGACAAGCTCGAGATCCACAAACGGGTGAAGAATCCGCACAAGACTTCGGCTCCGACAGGGCCAACTCGGCAGGTGGGACACTTCGCGGGGATTCCGCTTCTCGAGGGCAGGATCGACACCTCGCAGTGGGCACATCGGCTTCCGAGTTCGCCGCCGGCCAGCCTGATATCCGAGATCGAGGAGCTTGAGTCGCTGCTGGCCCGGCGGGCGGAAGAGCTGGGTGTCACGATCGTGCGTGGAGCTGGCATTCGGGATTTTCAGCAGGGTGCCGATGGGGTGACGGTTCAGGCTGGGGAGCAAACGTTCGAGGGCAAATGGCTGGTGGGGTGCGATGGAAGCCGCAGTGTGGTTCGCAAGGTGGGGGGCTTCGACTTTGCGGGTACGGAGCCGGAGTTTACGGGGTACTCCGCGCGGATTGACCTTGTCGAGCCGGAGAGGCTCAGGCCGGGGCGCAACCTGACAGCCACGGGGATGTATCTGCAATCGCAGCCGGGGTACGTGGTGATGGCGGAGTTCGATGGCGGAGCGGGGCATCGAGCGGAAGCGGCGACGCTGAAACGGGTTCAGGACGCGCTGCGGCGGGTCTCGGAGACAGACGTTACGATCGGGGCGCTGCATGCCGTGACGACCTGGACCGACCGGGCTCGGCAAGCCACGGCTTACCGCAATGGAAGAGTCTTCCTTGCCGGGGACGCGGCGCATATCCATTCGCCGCTTGGAGGCCAGGGGTTAAACCTTGGGCTGGGCGATGCCATGAACCTTGGGTGGAAGCTTGCCGCTGCGATCCACGGGAGAGCGCCAGAGGGATTGCTGGATAGTTATCACACCGAGCGGTATCCGCTTGGGGCGCGGGTTCTGGATTGGTCGCGAGCGCAGGTTGCGATCATGAGACCGGATCCTTCTGCCCGGGCGCTGAACGCGATCTTTCGCGACCTGATGGATACGCGCGATGGGGCGACCTATTTCGCGGGCAGGGTTTGGGGTGTCTTTACGCACTATGACCTGGGTGGCGGTCATCCGCTTGCTGGCCATAGCGTTCCCAACTTTGAGTTCGACGACGGTCGGACGATGGACGAGCTACTGCGCGATGGGCAGGCGATCCTGCTTGATTTTGGGAGCGATGCTTCGCTGATGGCCTTCGCGCGTGAGTACGGCGAACGGATGAGGTACATCTCCGGCCGGGCGAAAGAACGGTTTGGTTTGAGCGCCGCGCTGATACGGCCCGATGGGTATGTTGCGTGGGCTTGCGCCGGCGAGCCGGATGCGAACGAAGTTGAACATGCAGCCGCTGGCTGGCTGCTCAAGGAGGCACAATGA
- a CDS encoding FAD-dependent oxidoreductase yields MKTSVTIIGAGLGGLMLARVLHVHGIPATVYEADASANARAQGGMLDIHENNGQVALKAAGFYEEFLAIIHPGGQATRVLDQDGRVLLDEPDDGTGGRPEVPRGELRRILLESLPDDAVRWGHKLTEVSPLGSGRHLLTFADGSTVTTDLLVGADGAWSKVRPLLTEAKPAYVGTCFIETNLYDSDRRHGASVEAVGAGAMFAVMPGKGILAHREPDGVLHTYVELTKPKEWVDGIDFSDAADALARVAGEFEGWAPALTALITDGETDPVARPIYALPVEHRWERVAGVTLLGDAAHLMIPSGEGANLAMFDGAELARALAANPGDVEGALLEYEREMFPRSAAEALAAEGILRVCLGADAPQSLLDFFGGHGPVA; encoded by the coding sequence ATGAAGACTTCAGTCACGATTATTGGAGCGGGGCTTGGCGGGCTGATGCTTGCGCGCGTCCTGCATGTTCACGGTATTCCGGCAACAGTGTACGAAGCGGACGCTTCGGCGAATGCCCGCGCGCAGGGTGGGATGCTCGACATCCACGAGAACAACGGGCAGGTGGCGTTGAAGGCGGCTGGGTTCTACGAAGAGTTTCTTGCGATCATTCATCCGGGTGGGCAGGCAACGCGGGTTCTCGATCAGGACGGCAGGGTCCTGCTGGATGAACCGGATGACGGCACGGGTGGACGGCCTGAAGTGCCGCGAGGGGAGCTTCGGCGGATTCTGCTGGAGTCACTTCCAGACGATGCGGTTCGGTGGGGACATAAGCTTACGGAGGTGTCTCCGCTTGGAAGCGGACGGCATTTGTTGACCTTTGCTGATGGGTCCACGGTTACGACAGATCTGCTGGTGGGGGCGGACGGCGCGTGGTCGAAGGTTCGTCCGCTTCTTACGGAGGCGAAGCCGGCGTATGTGGGCACGTGCTTCATCGAGACGAACCTGTATGACAGCGACAGGCGTCATGGGGCGAGCGTGGAGGCGGTCGGTGCTGGGGCGATGTTCGCGGTGATGCCGGGGAAAGGTATTCTGGCGCACCGTGAGCCCGACGGCGTCCTGCACACGTACGTGGAGTTGACCAAGCCGAAGGAGTGGGTGGATGGCATCGACTTTTCTGACGCGGCGGATGCACTGGCTCGTGTTGCCGGGGAGTTCGAGGGATGGGCTCCGGCGCTGACGGCGCTGATTACAGACGGTGAGACGGACCCGGTGGCTCGGCCGATCTATGCGCTGCCGGTCGAGCATCGATGGGAGCGGGTAGCGGGGGTGACGCTGCTTGGGGATGCGGCGCACCTGATGATTCCTTCGGGCGAAGGGGCCAATCTGGCGATGTTCGATGGGGCGGAGCTTGCGCGGGCTCTTGCGGCGAATCCGGGAGATGTTGAGGGTGCGCTGCTCGAGTACGAGAGAGAGATGTTTCCGCGGAGCGCTGCCGAGGCTCTGGCGGCGGAGGGGATTCTTCGGGTGTGTCTTGGGGCGGATGCGCCGCAGAGTCTGCTGGATTTCTTTGGCGGCCACGGGCCGGTTGCGTGA
- a CDS encoding ABC transporter permease, which translates to MNTLFQDVRFALRQMRRSPGFAATAVLILALGITANVVVFAVLQAMILEPLDLPRADRVFTFAPHVSGYPVFSYPEVRDVREGSTVFSAVAAEAMQVFGLEFDGSTEPVWGSEVSGQYFEALGIQPFLGRFITPSDDDHPGASEALVISWNAWKTRFNANPKVIGKVVRIDKHPYTIVGVVPESFRGTQKFLQTDLFVPMANQASFEGVSWLEDRTNKMVFPIARIKDGITREQAQSALDTLAARIARQNPKEEDGLQYKLAPPGLIGDFVRGAASRFLSGIMGLAGIVLLAACANLGGLFAARTADRARELAIRVAIGSTRWRIVRQMLIEAFLTSILGGAAACVLSWSALNGLARWVPPTDYPVHFQVKPHPSLILVAFLISVAASVLFGLMPLRQIIKTDPSEAIKSGGSQGSGRKWALRDVLLAGQIALCCVTVTAAFVSLRGLSRTLTTEMGFQPKNASLTKFDLSQAAYTSESAAHFQQQLQEKLQHLPGVEAVGYASGTPLADTTSIAVYKEETTDFRTSNEAFEPFSYNISPGYLASAGTTLLAGRDVLPTDTEKTPPVAIVNRQFARSLFHTDNAIGRSFKNHAGVSIQIVGMVADGKYFLTSEDPQEAMYLPIRQQPGFNTSVVVRTHPDATGAAAADMAATVRKIVHNLDPGIAIRSSGAWTSQLAFSFFPAQVATVALSLFGAFGLLLSIAGTFGLASYSVSKRMRELSIRRALGAQAKQIVSAALGRMLLLIGAGSALGLALGLAGSGLLSHIVYQASAQDPLVLTAVALTLLLTGIISIIAPVRRALHADPANLLREE; encoded by the coding sequence ATGAACACCCTCTTTCAAGATGTTCGCTTCGCACTTCGCCAGATGCGCCGTTCCCCTGGCTTCGCGGCAACCGCTGTCCTCATCCTGGCGCTCGGAATTACCGCCAACGTGGTCGTCTTCGCTGTCCTGCAGGCCATGATCCTCGAGCCTCTCGACCTCCCACGGGCGGATCGCGTCTTCACCTTCGCCCCACACGTCTCCGGCTATCCCGTGTTCTCCTACCCCGAGGTACGCGACGTGCGCGAGGGCAGCACCGTCTTCTCCGCCGTCGCCGCCGAGGCCATGCAGGTCTTCGGCCTCGAATTCGATGGCTCAACCGAACCCGTGTGGGGTTCGGAAGTAAGCGGTCAATACTTCGAGGCCCTTGGCATCCAGCCGTTCCTCGGGCGTTTCATCACGCCCTCCGATGACGACCATCCCGGAGCCTCGGAGGCCCTCGTCATCTCCTGGAACGCCTGGAAGACCCGTTTCAACGCGAATCCAAAGGTCATCGGCAAGGTCGTCCGCATCGACAAGCATCCCTACACCATCGTCGGCGTCGTGCCCGAAAGCTTCCGCGGAACCCAGAAGTTCCTTCAGACCGATCTCTTCGTCCCCATGGCCAACCAGGCCTCCTTTGAAGGCGTGAGCTGGCTCGAGGATCGCACCAACAAGATGGTCTTCCCCATCGCGCGCATCAAGGACGGCATCACCCGCGAACAGGCCCAAAGCGCCCTCGACACCCTCGCCGCCCGCATCGCCAGACAGAACCCCAAGGAGGAAGACGGCCTCCAGTACAAGCTCGCGCCCCCCGGCCTCATCGGCGACTTCGTCCGTGGTGCCGCCAGCCGTTTCCTCTCCGGCATCATGGGTCTCGCCGGCATCGTGCTCCTCGCCGCCTGCGCCAACCTTGGCGGATTGTTCGCCGCCCGCACCGCCGACCGCGCCCGCGAACTCGCCATCCGCGTCGCCATCGGTTCCACCCGCTGGCGCATCGTCCGGCAGATGCTGATCGAAGCTTTCCTGACGTCCATCCTCGGCGGAGCGGCTGCCTGCGTGCTGTCCTGGTCCGCCCTCAACGGCCTCGCCCGCTGGGTCCCGCCCACCGACTATCCCGTCCACTTTCAGGTAAAGCCACACCCATCCTTGATCCTCGTGGCCTTCCTCATCTCCGTCGCCGCAAGCGTTCTCTTCGGCTTGATGCCTCTCCGTCAGATCATCAAGACCGATCCCAGCGAAGCGATCAAGAGCGGCGGCAGCCAGGGCTCCGGACGCAAGTGGGCTCTCCGCGACGTCCTCCTCGCCGGACAGATCGCGCTCTGCTGCGTCACCGTCACCGCCGCGTTCGTCTCCCTGCGCGGCCTCAGCCGGACCCTCACCACTGAGATGGGCTTTCAGCCAAAGAACGCCTCGCTCACCAAGTTCGATCTAAGCCAGGCCGCCTACACCAGCGAGTCCGCCGCTCACTTCCAGCAGCAGCTCCAGGAAAAGCTCCAGCATCTGCCCGGCGTCGAAGCCGTCGGGTACGCTAGCGGCACCCCCCTCGCAGATACGACATCGATCGCCGTCTACAAGGAAGAGACCACCGACTTCCGCACCTCGAACGAAGCCTTCGAGCCCTTCTCCTACAACATCTCCCCCGGCTACCTCGCCTCCGCCGGAACTACCCTGCTCGCCGGCCGCGACGTCCTCCCCACCGACACCGAAAAGACCCCTCCCGTCGCCATCGTCAACCGCCAGTTCGCCCGCAGCCTCTTCCACACAGACAACGCCATCGGCCGCTCCTTCAAGAACCACGCCGGCGTCTCCATCCAGATCGTTGGCATGGTCGCCGACGGAAAGTACTTCCTCACCAGCGAAGACCCGCAGGAAGCCATGTACCTCCCCATCCGCCAGCAGCCCGGCTTCAACACCTCGGTCGTCGTCCGCACACACCCTGACGCAACCGGAGCAGCCGCGGCCGACATGGCTGCAACCGTCCGCAAGATCGTCCACAATCTTGACCCAGGCATCGCCATCCGCTCTTCCGGCGCCTGGACCTCGCAGCTGGCCTTCAGCTTCTTTCCCGCTCAGGTCGCTACCGTTGCCCTCAGCCTCTTCGGAGCCTTCGGTCTCCTGCTCTCGATCGCCGGCACCTTCGGCCTCGCCTCCTACAGCGTCAGTAAGCGCATGCGCGAACTCAGCATCCGCCGAGCCCTCGGAGCCCAGGCAAAACAGATCGTCTCCGCTGCCCTCGGCCGCATGCTCCTCCTCATCGGTGCCGGATCAGCCCTCGGCTTGGCCCTCGGCCTCGCCGGCAGCGGTCTCCTCTCCCACATCGTCTACCAGGCCTCCGCGCAGGATCCCCTCGTCCTCACCGCTGTCGCGCTGACGCTCCTGCTCACCGGCATCATCTCCATCATCGCCCCCGTTCGCCGCGCCCTGCACGCCGACCCCGCAAACCTCCTCCGCGAAGAGTAG
- the lepB gene encoding signal peptidase I produces MSEPPRTLTLPLTKPRPAPHASAAHAHLLPAIQSMLVLTTVALFFITFTFQPFRIPSASMEPTLLVGDFLLVDKQVTASSQSNLLPPATLHRGDVIVFHDPVDPTLHLVKRIIALPGDRIRLRAGHVLLNGHTIAEPYAVYRSSPPNLYRDNFPNVPSPDSDVDARWWIRLRSLVDHGDVVIPPNSYFVLGDNRNDSVDSRYWGLVPRAAIVGKPFLIYLSLRMRDNDPESESGPSYNPPTAAVSETRSLADFARWDRTLTVIR; encoded by the coding sequence ATGAGCGAGCCCCCCCGCACCCTCACTCTTCCCCTCACCAAGCCGCGCCCCGCGCCCCACGCCTCCGCAGCTCACGCCCATCTCCTGCCCGCGATCCAGTCCATGCTCGTCCTCACGACGGTCGCCCTCTTCTTCATCACCTTCACCTTCCAGCCCTTCCGCATCCCGTCGGCCTCCATGGAACCCACCCTCCTCGTGGGCGATTTCCTCCTCGTCGATAAGCAGGTCACCGCCTCCAGCCAGTCGAACCTCCTACCTCCCGCCACCCTCCATCGCGGCGATGTCATCGTCTTTCACGACCCCGTCGACCCCACCCTCCACCTCGTCAAGCGCATCATCGCCCTCCCCGGCGACCGCATCCGCCTCCGCGCCGGACACGTCCTGCTCAACGGCCACACCATCGCCGAGCCCTACGCCGTCTACCGCTCCAGCCCGCCCAACCTCTACCGCGACAACTTCCCCAATGTCCCCTCCCCCGACTCCGACGTCGACGCCCGCTGGTGGATCCGTCTCCGCTCCCTCGTCGACCACGGCGACGTCGTCATCCCCCCCAACAGTTACTTCGTCCTCGGCGACAACCGCAACGACAGCGTCGACAGCCGCTACTGGGGCCTTGTCCCCCGCGCCGCCATCGTCGGCAAACCCTTCCTCATCTACCTGTCCCTTCGCATGCGCGACAATGACCCCGAGAGCGAGTCCGGCCCAAGCTACAACCCACCCACCGCCGCCGTCTCCGAAACCCGCTCCCTGGCCGATTTCGCCCGCTGGGACCGCACCCTCACCGTCATCCGCTAG
- the rnc gene encoding ribonuclease III yields MTTRRATRGKPTPEQPSDLYGHSFTNPFLLTRALTHRSLSSETSPAALTDPTADNEQLEFLGDAVLGMVVAEALYKLFPASREGELTRLRASIVSRKHLGEVAARINLGPHLLLGRGEEQSGGRAKPAILANAIEAVIAALYLDGGIEAARNFIDRHIIQPSLPSLKAALDPESTFSGAVGDHKSALQEHLQATGQGQPKYVLTAQTGPDHQRRFRIEVRVPAPLPDNADHTIALAEAEGPTKKQAQQAAAQQALAHLAHLAKEAARP; encoded by the coding sequence ATGACCACCCGTCGCGCAACCCGAGGAAAACCCACCCCAGAGCAACCCTCGGACCTCTACGGCCACAGCTTCACCAACCCATTCCTCCTCACCCGGGCTCTCACCCACCGCTCCCTCTCCTCCGAAACCTCCCCTGCGGCCCTCACTGACCCCACCGCCGACAACGAGCAGCTCGAGTTCCTCGGCGACGCCGTCCTCGGCATGGTCGTTGCCGAAGCCCTCTACAAACTCTTCCCCGCCTCCCGCGAGGGCGAACTCACCCGTCTCCGAGCCTCGATCGTCAGCCGCAAGCACCTGGGAGAAGTCGCCGCCCGGATCAACCTCGGCCCGCACCTCCTCCTGGGCCGTGGAGAAGAGCAATCCGGAGGCCGCGCCAAGCCCGCCATCCTCGCCAACGCCATCGAAGCCGTCATCGCCGCCCTCTACCTCGACGGAGGCATCGAAGCCGCCCGCAACTTCATCGATCGCCACATCATTCAGCCATCGCTCCCGTCCCTGAAAGCCGCGCTGGACCCCGAAAGCACCTTCAGCGGAGCCGTGGGCGACCACAAATCCGCATTACAGGAACACCTGCAAGCCACCGGCCAGGGCCAGCCCAAATACGTCCTCACCGCCCAGACCGGCCCAGACCACCAGAGGCGCTTCCGCATTGAAGTCCGCGTCCCCGCCCCACTCCCCGACAACGCGGACCACACCATCGCCCTCGCCGAAGCCGAAGGCCCAACAAAAAAGCAAGCCCAGCAAGCCGCCGCCCAACAAGCCCTCGCCCACCTCGCCCATCTGGCGAAAGAGGCGGCCCGGCCATGA